Below is a window of Prionailurus viverrinus isolate Anna chromosome A1, UM_Priviv_1.0, whole genome shotgun sequence DNA.
TATCAACCCCTTGTAGACTAAACTCTATGTGATCTATGCTCCCTTATCTGTTTTGGCTCATGTTTGTATCTCCAGCACTAACAACAATACGTGACACATAATTACTGCTAACAAGAATTTGTTAAAGCATGTAGTTGTAAAATAAGACTTTCTATCCATGCAAAGTTAACAGTTTTTTGTGGAAATTGGGTCTGATCACCTGTTTCCCTCAAGTGTTCTCTAACTGCTAATGGTATGTTGAATCCTCTGAGAGTCTGTGGGTTGAACCTTCTTCATAGCAGTACTGTTTATTGTATAATAATTCTACATTGTTGGTAGTAACCAGTTTAGATTCCTTGCATTAAGGTCTTAAATTCTGTTACTCTTCTTAGTGACACTGTTGTTTGGTGGCAAGTGGCTTTAAGTTGGGTGGATTATCTACCTGAAGTAATATGAATCCAGACACATGTGAAGATCTGGTTGTTAGATCATTCTCCTGactcattttccttttggaaGAGAACAGCTTTCCACTCTACTTTGAAGAATAGGAGAAAACTGTGATGTTTTCTTCATTAATGGCAGCTGGTAACTAGATATTAGTTCAACTTAAATATAACTTAAAGGCCTTTACCAACTTGCAGCTCTTTGAAGATTCCTcagcaaaagaaatatttaagaacacAGTCTCTGGATATTAATTTCTTAACACGAatactctgtttcttcattattgacCTCAACAAGTGTTGAAGAGGGCTGAAATAAGATGAGGTCAGTAGTAAAACTTATGACAGAAGTGAGATTCAAAATGACAGATTGtccaaacaataacaacaacaacaactaaaacaAATGCCAAGTAAATTAATTAGAAGGATAGTGGGTAGTAAATCAGTGgaatctcacagttaatgagatATGCATATGGTTACACAGTTGTGTATCACAGAGGCCCTGCTATTAAGGCTAGAATACTATAAAAAGATACTGCTGTATTTATCAGGTTGGATTAACATTTATGAAATACTTACACGCAGGCAGACAACTGTCTACAAACTTTAAGTCATGAAAATGAATCTAATCTAGTAAAATAATCAGGGGTCCCTCTCTATAAAAATGCTAGGCTATTTCTAGCATATGAATAAACAAGTAGTCTCAGAGACTGGAGATAAGAAAACCTAATGACCAACAGGCTTTTTTTCTGTCCTGTAAGACCCTTGCTTCATGTTGTTCCCTAACGCATATacctccttttgtttttatggagTTGTGTACATTGTTGTTCTTTCCATATCTAGAAAAATGGGATTTCCAGTTAACACAAGCATGAAAATAAGTAGACTGGACATAAGCTTGGCTTCTTTTTATCTCCAGTGGAGACCTGCTGTTGAATTCTGCTGTTTGATGCCCTAAATGTCTGGAAACCTGAAAGATCTTAATGGGGGAGAAGCTTATAGTGTGATAATACATAGTAATTAAGATGTGACCTTATCTGAAAATTGTGTTAAatatctgaagaaaagaaaaccaaataagtTACAgagcatttataaaaatattcatctaCCGTAAATGACATTTACCTAATGATaatctgtgttgggctctctataaaaataacttgaaacaCTTTCTAAAATATCATGAAATTGTTATAAATTAGTGAAATAATAAGAGttcattcaataaaaattgaGTGTTATATCATGTCAGGTCCATGATCCTTTTACAGGGACCTTACACTCTGTAGTTACAGTGTCCAGTGTAGTAGCCACTCGCCACATGTTGCTATTGagtgcttgaaatgtggctagtccaaattgagacaggatgaaagtataaaatacagGATTTCaaatacttaatataaaaaaaaatagaatataatttatctcaaaaatttttttaagattttattttaaataacctctgtacccatcatggggctcaaacctacaaccctgagatcaagagacacatgttccacagactgagccagccaggtgcttctATCTCAATTTTTAAGTATTGAGTAAAgtttaaatgattatattttggatatatggGGCATAAAACCTTATTGAGactaatttcacctgtttcttttactttaagTAGCTACTaggtaatttaaaattacatgctTGGTTTGCATTATCTTCCTATTGGAAAGTACTAGTttgtggcatttatttatttatttatttatttatttatttatttatttatgagagagcacagtaggggaggggcggggggggagagagagagagagagagagagagagagagagagagagagagagagaatatcttaagaaggctccacacccagcatggagccctacatggagccagatgtggagctcaatctcctaactatgaaatcataacctgagctgaaatcaagggtcggatgcttacccaactgagccacccaggtgtccctagtaaGTGGCTTATAAAAGGCAGCAGATACCTTTTTTCTGTACAGAAGACAGTagttatattaactttttttttttttattaagaagaaGCAGTTAGtgtaaatactattattttacGATTGAACTTActaatgtctttttatttcctgCTTATGGAATTTAGAATCCTCTTTAAGGTAACCTATAAGTACACAAATTTTCAGTGGCTCTTAATGTGTACTGTGCTTCTATTTAAATTCTCATTCCCTTTATCACATAGCTTTTTTGTTTACTCCCTAGATGTTTACTGAACTGCAGCAGATGAGGCAACAGCTACCCGACATGGAATTTGGCCGACGAATGGCTGTTGAACGTGAGTTGGAGAAGGTGGATGCAGTAAGATTAATTAACATAGTCTTTGATGAAACTGGACACTTCGTGCTATATGGAACAATGCTAGGCATTAAAGTTATAAATGTAGAAACAAACCGGTAAGCTTTaataagatgttttttaaaagtgcattCATTTATGGGGGACCATTTCCTCTTTCAGGGAAACAAAGGGAGTTTTGTTTGTTCCAAGACAAGTGGAATGGTCCCAAATGTCTAAACTTAACCAAATGTTTTGACTGGATTTTTTGTGGTCTTTTGGTTGTTTATAATCTTATGTAAAAAGTTTCCACTCATGTTtgtaaaagaaatggaaaaaaagatatgcatagtttcaaggttgtttttttgtttttttttttaacaagtttcaATCTCTCTTTTGCTTATTGATTTAAATTAGCCTGGTTCATATTAAATGTTGCCAAATATTttaaccacagaattcagcattACATCCTGCTAGACATAAAATCAGAAGTTAAAATGCATGAAACCACAATAAGCCTTTTGTGCAAACAGTCCATTTGGTTTTAGTACAAAATAGCTACAATCAGAtactaacactgaatgtaaatgaaaagaacttaaaagtatattttaaagagaaaaaaatgtaggtCTGTACATTCTCACATAGAAACAAATTTATATTGTAGTTCTTCACAGTAGAGAATCTTTGAAGTCTTGCAAAAAGATTAAGATAATAGGGATAGGTTAAAATTATGCATGAAtgattgtgttttgttttttttttaaccagaaaattCCATCCAgtttaaaataactttctgggGAAGGGGGTagagaaacactttttaaaaaacttttagtaattattttatacAAAGGTAAAGGATAGTTGATTTCTagattttatctataaaatttttataattggaATTAATTCTGGTATTTTACTGTATAAAACATTGTTGTATTTTCCAGGTGTGTGCGCATCTTAGGCAAGCAGGAAAATATTAGAGTGATGCAGTTGGCTCTGTTCCAGGGAATAGCCAAAAAACATCGTGCTGCAACTACTATAGAAATGAAAGCTTCTGAAAATCCTGTTCTTCAAAATATTCAAGCTGACCCAACAATAGTTTGTACATCTTTTAAGAAGAATAGATTTTACATGGTATGCGGAAATACTAGGAAATAGGCCTTAATTCTTCCAATTTGGttggagatttattttcttaggtCGTGCTTTCAACTGAAGAGAATGTTGGCAATAATAGCATGCTTTCTAAACAACCAGAATACCATCTTAAAACATTAATATTGCATAATTTTTAACTAGGACTCGATTTTGTACTGATTTCCCTCCTGTTCTGAAAAATCTTCGACCTGGCTTCTACAACTATTTATGTTGTCTAAGATGTAAGGAAGTAAGTGGTTATGGTAATAATTGCATCCAAAATTGCTTTTGCTATGGGGTTTTAAAAGTtctaaaaaagattatttttcatcttttgttcttAATTTATCTTCCCTGAACTTGCACACTTGCTTCTCtaagcacatttctttttttaccttgTAACTCTCTTGTAATGGTGCTACCTTAAAAGTTTATATtcctgacaatttttttttttccctagagaaCTACAAGTACTTTACATGTTAACTAAGACTGGGCTCAGAATCAAACTGTCTAAACTATCTAGGAGTAGCCGTGTCCTAACTGTTGAACCAAGCAGAAAAATCTAAAGTGTAGAGACCTCTGCCCTACCATTCTGTCCTTCACACTGCAGTCAGAGACTGAGTCCCAAATTTGGTTATTTGCCTAAAATCCTTTAATGGCTCCTCAACTATCTATATTAGTTGGCTCTTCTACctatctttcttcatttttagttCATTTGCTACTCTGACTGAACTTGATCCTGTTTGCAATAGCTGAGTGTTGTTTTTTTACCTCAAGGCGTTTACACAGGCTGTTCCTTCTGCCAATCACATACCTGTCCCCAGTTCCTACTTATATCAGTTCCTACTTGGAAACCTTCTCTTGACATCAAGTCTGAGTTACATCTGCCTGGTTGTGCTCTATATGTCacagtttttggaatagtttactttctctctcttttttttttttttttaaatatctgtgatAGTCATCTCCTCCTTAAGGTAATATAAAATCCTCAAATACAGGGCATTATATTTTCTTCACTATTCACAAGTTTGTTAAAGTGTGTGGCTCATTCTAGTATACTGATTCTTTTCATCTGATATCTTGTAAGTAGCTGTGATGCTATTCAGGTTGCCAGCATTTGATTAATGTAGGAAATAGCAGTTCATCCCAAACAAGCTTTTAACCAAAAAATGGATACATTcttttaagatgaaaattttatttagaactttCAAAGTCATTGctacaaaaaataatattggtTAAAGGGAaatagtttttcttgtttttacctGTAATTTAACTGTTTTGAAGGTAAAAGCTAACTCTTGATATACACTAAAAACATACTAATTTTCTATCCTCTTTatcaaaaaactaataaattattcTCTTCCCCTAAAGTTTACTTTTATGTTGATTAAATCACATGTGTTGttaacattgaagaaaaaaagttactATTCATCTTTATACAGCTAACATGTTCAtaaaattatctttcattttattagacATACATATCCGTAAGCAAAAGTAAAAtggtacatacatatatgtaaattttttatctcttttcaaaTCAATatcaaaatatgacaaaatatgaACTTTGGTAGTTCAATATGTGAGCTAAATTAAAATacctatttaaaaattcatgtaaatCAATCATACAACTGATAATGTCATTCCTTTGAAAAATGGAGAATAAGATGATAAGTCAACAACATCCTAGCTTGGTTGTTTCTTTATTTGGAATTTATCCAAGTAGATCCGGAATGACATTAGGCAAGACAGGgcctgggcactggctttactttCCTGGAACTCAGTTGATAATCAGGTAGAGCTTCCTCTGGAGAAAAGATTTCTACTTCCTgaaagtcaaattaaaaaaaaaaaaaaggctcagagGAGTCCAAAGTTTTAACAACTGAAAGATTTCTCTCAATTTTCCCTATTCCCTGAGGTATCCTGAAATTTCTGTAACTTCACTCAAAATTTACATTCTTTCTTCCAAGCTTCAGGGTTTAGATAGAACAGATGGGGgctttgcaggaaaaaaaaaaaaaaaaaaactagccaaGATGCATTACTGATTCATCTTTGAATCCTCAACCTGCCTAGCACCAGGTTCTGTTCATTATAACAAcaattattaatatgtatatagtaCCTTTTACATATTAGGCACTATTCTCCAAGCATTTTATATCCCTTCATTGAATCTTCACAATAGGTACAATTTTGAGGTAGTTATCCCCatttatgaatgaggaaatggaagaaatgaatttattttgcCAAAATCATGTAACTAGTAAGTAGCAgaatggaattcaaacccaggcaatcTAAATAGTGAAAAGTAAGCACTGGTTGACAGGTTAGAACATACTAGCGGGCAGAGGTAGAAAACTACCTCAAATAAAAGTGCATCTTGTTCAGTGTGCatccaaaaagaaattaaatcccATTTGAAACCATACACCTTCACTGTATGGATTGTTGTCATGTTAGGCaagtgtaaaaataatttaactgtaTTACACATCCTGTGATAGGAAGTGATTGCTGCAGTAAGGACTTATTCTGATGTGAATTCTTACTTTGCTCAAATACCATAgatagaaatgaaattttactgtTGATAACATTTTAACCAGATGAAAAATTTAATTCATTCactctgtttaatttttctctgAGTTTACCAAACGAGAACCAGAAGATACAAAAAGTGCAGATTCTGACAGAGATGTTTTTAATGAGAAACCTTCTAAAGAAGAAGTCATGGCAGCTACTCAAGCTGAAGGACCTAAACGTGTTTCAGATAGTGCCATTATCCACACAAGCATGGGAGACATTCATATCAAACTTTTTCCTGTTGAGTATGTACTGTCTTTTGTCTGAAATGAACATCAATGTAAATGTGTTTATTGGAAGAAACTGTGCAACTTAAAATTGCTATTTCAACTTgaggaatttttctatttatttaaaaaaatttttaaatgtttttattcattttttgagagacagagacagaccatgagcgggagaaagacagaaagagagagggagacacagaatttgaagtaggtggggctcgaacccatgaaccgtgagatcatgatctgagccaaagtcggccacttaaccgactgagccacccaggcgcccctcaacttgaGGAATTTTAAAGAACTGAAGGGTTTGATAAGAATGTCTGTCTTTTGCTTTCTGATAACTGTTCCTCTAGAAAATggggatattatatatatatatatatatatatatatatacacacacacacacatacttcacAGGTTTATGATTATGCATACAAAATAAATGGCTATAAAAGTGCTGAATGTAAACTATAAAGTGGTTTATAAATGGATATTAACATCAACTGTGCATCCCAACTATATTTTGTGGCTCATTTGTTATAACTGGCTTTACCCTCAAAGCAAATCCTTAAGGGGAGGATAATTCCTTTTCCTCCTTACATTTCTTAGACCTCCACTACTACTTCTTTAGTTCTTTCTAtaggttttaaaaattccaacaaggggcatctgagtggctcattcaattGAGTATTCAACTCGATTTtcaatcaggtcatgatccccgctcaggtcatgatcccagaatcatgggattgagccccatgttgggctctgcactgcctaagattctctgtctcttcctctacccctctcccctgcttgtgctctaatataaatacatacatacatacatacatacatacatacatacataattgaTCGATCAATCGATCAATCCAACAAAAAATGTACtgaaaaaagcagaaaggaattctGGACAGTTTAAAAGTTTGCAAGATGAACATGCAATGCCAAATCCAATAGGATATCTTTGGCTATTCTTGATCCAAAGAGTGAcatctttggggcatctgggtgactcagtcagttgagcatccaactgttaattttggctcaggtcatgatcccagggtcatgggggtgagccccacatcaggctccttgctgaatgtggagcctgcttggaattctctctccctctgcccctctccacttctgtctccaaaaaaatgaaaacaaaaaacagagtgaCATCTTTTACAACCCCTTTTACTGAAAagtacttctttattttgtatatgagtgttttaaatgttttaaatgctgtAATATGAGATTAAATCATCACATGAGATTAGTTAACATTTAGAAAGCTTCATACTTTTGAGTGTGTGATTGTCATTTAAAGTTGATTAGATTTAGGAGATagcatttgagagagagcaggtccTTGGTTAGGAAGTGTGTCAGTGTACCATAACAttgtttttataagaaaattatcTTTCCCAGGAACTGAACCTACTATATGCAGTGAATATACGTATCTTATGGTGCTgtagctgtatttttttaactgctaAATGACTTTGAAATTTAAATACTGTCAAACTCAAATATAATAAGCATTCTTTATCTAAAGATAATATATTAAACAATATACTGTGGCTTATGTGATCTTTCATCTCTTCTGTCCTGAGATGAGAAGAGGTTATGGAAAAAGACTGTCCTGAAACATTCAGAAGGTATTGCAGGTATCAGTAGAAAGCAGAACTGCAAAGAAAACTATATTAAGATGCTCTAAATggatttcatatttttaacatatcTTACTAGGTGCCCTAAGACAGTGGAAAACTTCTGTGTTCATAGCAGAAACGGCTATTATAATGGGCATACATTTCACCGTATAATTAAGGTAAGTTATACAAAATTTATATGACTTCAGGAATAGTGTGTTTTGCATAAccagaggtttattttttttttaatttttttttttttaacgtttatttatttttgagacagagagagacagagcatgaacgggggaggggcagagagagagggagacacaaaatcagaagcaggctccaggctctgagccatcagcccagagcccgacgcggggctcgaactcacggaccgcgagattgtgacccgggctgaagtcggatgcttaaccgactgagccacccaggcgccccataaccaGAGGTTTAAACATAAGGAATCTTCCTGTCTCATAATTATcagtttattaaaaaggaataggaaaaatGGGACTTTCTAAGCCAAAAAAGAATGGATAGTCATGAATATCAGATCTGGAATAAATGCAGGAACAGTAACATGTTACCTTTTTAGAAACACTGCACCAGTATTTTGTCAGCAGCTAAACCCAAGGGTCAGATACAGAGTAAAGGGCATGCTGAGATAAAACCAATAGTTAAGGTTACTCATACCTAGTGACTAAATAAGGTCTAGATctagaaaataagattttaaataatagaaaagacGTCATGCTACTTAATCTTTGAGAACCACCATTAATACCTGAAGAGCAGAAAGAACTTATCCCAGGATTTTGTTGAGCATTGTTCCATAAAATGGATGGGGCAATAGTGTAGTTCTTAGTTACTGATAGGTTCAGAAATGGCAGGAGAAATGACAGGAGGAATAATCAGATTTGGGGGGTTctgaaagaattagaaaaatgacTCACCAGGCAATCCAGAATtttagggaaagggaagagagaagagtggGGCAATTATATAAAACCTTATACACTCTATAGATCTAAAACTTATTTACAATATTAATtggttttaattgcattattGAGAAAGATAGTACATGACTATTCATGAGGAGACCTTTGCAGTTTTGCTTCAGTAACTGAAATAAGGTTGTGTTTAAGCAGTGGAAATACATCATCTAAAGTATAACTTACTaaggttttaataaaatcacttgaTAGAGTGACTATtaagaaaaggggtgcctgcatggctcagtcagtttaaaacatccaactcttgattttggctcaggtcatgagttcacacTTCATGgactggagccccacatcaggctctgtgctgctgacggtgtggagcctgtttgggatgtccctctctctctgcccctcccccactggtgcattctctctcaaacttaaaaaaaaaaaaaaaaaaaaaagattttactgaACATAAAACACACTTAAATTCCAAAACGTACATATAGACAAGTACAGTGTAATATGTTTTTTGTATACTTCCTCTTAAGGGCTTCATGATTCAAACAGGAGATCCAACAGGTACTGGTATGGGAGGAGAAAGCATATGGGGAGGAGAATTTGAAGATGAGTTTCATTCAACATTACGACATGACAGACCATATACACTCAGCATGGCCAATGCTGGATCAAATACTAATGGATCCCAGTTTTTTATAACAGTAGTGCCAACGGTAAGTAGAACAGCATTGTCTATAAGCTGTCATATAAACTGTAAGTTGTCATAGGTTATGATCTaagaatgaattcagtaaaagaGAGCTGCATTATTCtctactattatttatttctgccagCATATAAAAAATTGAACAGTTCAgatgagaaaatgtaaaattacctAACAAATCAGATTTTGCTTTGTAAAACAATACTTGCATAACTCAGGACTCTGGAGTTTAAGTCACCTTGCCACTACTAATTgtacaatagaaaacaaattatttcacttctgggcctgtttcctttagaatggggggggggattaGAGTATATTAATTCTCaaattttttaagacattttttctatattttaacatctctgataTCAGAATGCAACTTATATTGCAACATTGTAGATCTGATGACATACAGTATAAGAATATTGAGCTCTATTGCTGTGCAGttacacaaaattataaaaattattatactttattttttggaattaAGCACcacataatgaagaaaaatataactaCTACCCATCAGGCACAAAGTAATATTCACAATACTTCTAGTATCACTATACccagttttaaaaaacagatgacTATACAAACAGTGCGACATGATCAACTTGCCAAAGGTCAAGTAAGTAGCAGAGCAAACATTTGAGTTCCCATCTCTCTACTACAAAAGCACATGCTACTTGAACAATTCCAAACAATTCCTGCCTATTTTGCAGGTCTGATTCCTACAGAGAACTTTTAAAGCCTTAGCCAGTATTCTTTAAGCCATGCAAAGAAACTTACCTTTAGCAAACATCTTTCAGGTCCGTTTGGTCTGAAAGATGCAGCTAATTAAACATTATATTATGCTGTTACATTTTTTCAGATAAACATGGAAATCACTCTTAAAAGCTGCTGCTAGATGAAATTAAccgtatatatttttattaaattaaaaatgaagcatAAGTTTAAATTCTCTGTAATTTTCTTACCCAGAGGGTATAATTTAAGAAATCTGGGTTTACCAAGATTTTCCGTTTCTCCTTCAATGCAGCCTTGGCTTGATAATAAGCACACAGTGTTTGGACGAGTGACTAAAGGAATGGAAGTTGTACAGAGGATCTCCAATGTCAAAGTCAATCCCAAAACAGATAAGCCCTATGAGGATGTCAGCATCATAAATATTACTGTCAAGTAAAATAAGGTTTGTTTCATTGTATGTGTAAAtagaaatacatgtatattaaaCACAGGGTTATTTTACACAGGAAGCTCTTAGAACTTGCTAAATATCCAAATCATGTTTCAAGGATGcaatattatgtttttatatttttcattaaaggaCCTTTTTTAAAACCctgcctttcatttttctcacaaTATTTCTTATCCTAGGAGGCGATAAACTGAAATTGGACTAAATTTGGGCAAATCGCACTCCTATGTAATTTCTCATGAGACTCAAAAACCATATTAGAGTTGTATgcattaatatatattactatattaatatattaatatatgccACATAATCTGCCTTCATGTTTCTTTAGATCCACTAAGAAAGGGTATCAGAATCTGATAGTAATATaccacttcctttcttttcttaggTTTGTGTTTCATGCCaaatagttttgccttttaatCATTGTTAAAAATAGTAAGCAGGGGTAAGTAAaacttcagtaaataaataagaagtagTTTATTAAAGATTTAGAAATAACTTATCCTCTAGTTGCAATGTTAAGTCACATTTAAATGAGTATTATAGCtagtatttaaatttaagaatctgaataaatgaatacttagTCCTTGGTTTTATATGCaggttcatttattatttacatattattttcctAATGTAGCTAGATCCCAATTTTCTGTCCTGAAGTTAATAGTATCTTTTTTTACATTACTAAATACTCCATCAAGAAAGTATATATTAAGTAAAACTTTCAACAGCTAATAATGGAGCATTTAGTAGAAATTTGAGCAATAAAACAGTGTAAGTTCAAAGACttctattgatttcattttttcttcccttacccTCCTGacttcataacttttttttttcgtttttttttttttacatttattttttgagagagagacagagcatgagtgggggaggggcacagagagagagggagtcaaattcctttttttttttaaattttttttttttcaacgtttatttatttttgggacagagagagacagagcatgaacgggggaggggcagagagagagggagacacagaatcggaaacaggctccaggctctgagccatcagcccagagcctgacgtggggctcgaactcagggaccgtgagatcgtgacctggctgaagtcggatgcttaaccgactgcgccacccaggcgcccccgagagGGAGTCAAattctgaagcagtctccaggctctgagcttacagcacagagctcaacgcagggctcagacacctgaactgcaagatcatgacctaagccaaagtcagatgcttaaccaactgaaccacccagtcatcCCCAGACTTCAGAGCTGTTAAGAACCACTGCTTCTAGGGGcccctgtgtggttcagtcaattaagcatctgacttctgctctggtcatggtcttgctggagtttgagccctctaacaggctctgtgctgacagctcagagcctgaggcctgcttcagatcctgtgtctgcccctctcctgcttgtgctctttctctctctctaaaaaaataaataaaataaaaatcaataaataaatttaaaaaataaaaaaagaaacactgccTCTAGTTTCCAGAGAGactcttcaaaaagttaaagaggaacACCTCAACAGACATATTTAGggaattcacattcttttttttcttttc
It encodes the following:
- the PPWD1 gene encoding peptidylprolyl isomerase domain and WD repeat-containing protein 1 isoform X1 translates to MASEGGSDPQLRRRRRRDTGEPEKTELGERELTVVVAVAQENEEENEERWVGPLPVEATLAKKRKVLEFERVYLENLPSASMYERSYMHRDVITHVVCTKTDFIITASHDGHVKFWKKIEEGIEFVKHFRSHLGVIESIAVSSEGALFCSVGDDKAMKVFDVVNFDMINMLKLGYFPGQCEWIYCPGDAISSVAASEKSTGKIFIYDGRGDNQPLHIFDKLHTSPLTQIRLNAVYKAIVSSDKSGMIEYWTGPPHEYKFPKNVNWEYKTDTDLYEFAKCKAYPTSICFSPDGKKIATIGSDRKVRIFRFLTGKLMRVFDESLSMFTELQQMRQQLPDMEFGRRMAVERELEKVDAVRLINIVFDETGHFVLYGTMLGIKVINVETNRCVRILGKQENIRVMQLALFQGIAKKHRAATTIEMKASENPVLQNIQADPTIVCTSFKKNRFYMFTKREPEDTKSADSDRDVFNEKPSKEEVMAATQAEGPKRVSDSAIIHTSMGDIHIKLFPVECPKTVENFCVHSRNGYYNGHTFHRIIKGFMIQTGDPTGTGMGGESIWGGEFEDEFHSTLRHDRPYTLSMANAGSNTNGSQFFITVVPTPWLDNKHTVFGRVTKGMEVVQRISNVKVNPKTDKPYEDVSIINITVK
- the PPWD1 gene encoding peptidylprolyl isomerase domain and WD repeat-containing protein 1 isoform X3, which codes for MSAVTCIEMLSPMWYAPRQTLLLLPVMINMLKLGYFPGQCEWIYCPGDAISSVAASEKSTGKIFIYDGRGDNQPLHIFDKLHTSPLTQIRLNAVYKAIVSSDKSGMIEYWTGPPHEYKFPKNVNWEYKTDTDLYEFAKCKAYPTSICFSPDGKKIATIGSDRKVRIFRFLTGKLMRVFDESLSMFTELQQMRQQLPDMEFGRRMAVERELEKVDAVRLINIVFDETGHFVLYGTMLGIKVINVETNRCVRILGKQENIRVMQLALFQGIAKKHRAATTIEMKASENPVLQNIQADPTIVCTSFKKNRFYMFTKREPEDTKSADSDRDVFNEKPSKEEVMAATQAEGPKRVSDSAIIHTSMGDIHIKLFPVECPKTVENFCVHSRNGYYNGHTFHRIIKGFMIQTGDPTGTGMGGESIWGGEFEDEFHSTLRHDRPYTLSMANAGSNTNGSQFFITVVPTPWLDNKHTVFGRVTKGMEVVQRISNVKVNPKTDKPYEDVSIINITVK
- the PPWD1 gene encoding peptidylprolyl isomerase domain and WD repeat-containing protein 1 isoform X2 → MYERSYMHRDVITHVVCTKTDFIITASHDGHVKFWKKIEEGIEFVKHFRSHLGVIESIAVSSEGALFCSVGDDKAMKVFDVVNFDMINMLKLGYFPGQCEWIYCPGDAISSVAASEKSTGKIFIYDGRGDNQPLHIFDKLHTSPLTQIRLNAVYKAIVSSDKSGMIEYWTGPPHEYKFPKNVNWEYKTDTDLYEFAKCKAYPTSICFSPDGKKIATIGSDRKVRIFRFLTGKLMRVFDESLSMFTELQQMRQQLPDMEFGRRMAVERELEKVDAVRLINIVFDETGHFVLYGTMLGIKVINVETNRCVRILGKQENIRVMQLALFQGIAKKHRAATTIEMKASENPVLQNIQADPTIVCTSFKKNRFYMFTKREPEDTKSADSDRDVFNEKPSKEEVMAATQAEGPKRVSDSAIIHTSMGDIHIKLFPVECPKTVENFCVHSRNGYYNGHTFHRIIKGFMIQTGDPTGTGMGGESIWGGEFEDEFHSTLRHDRPYTLSMANAGSNTNGSQFFITVVPTPWLDNKHTVFGRVTKGMEVVQRISNVKVNPKTDKPYEDVSIINITVK